From the genome of Denticeps clupeoides unplaced genomic scaffold, fDenClu1.1, whole genome shotgun sequence:
ctcgattatcAGTGCATCACCACGCATCTCATCAATTTTAACTCGAATTTTTATTCAAGAAAATCTCCAATCAACATCACTATGATATAGAAATAACgctatacattttaatgtttatttgtgaacagtacattttattttcaccccccccccctcataaATTGAGTGTCACTGATAAACAGGCTGCTGAATGTTCGAAAAGCGCGTGAGCTCAGTGTGAACTGGCCCCACAATGGACCACAGAGGACCATGCTGGGTCACAATTGCTACCCAGATGTCCGCTTGGCTTGTTTACCCTGGTGACGTCACCTGCTGCCGTTGCTTGTTCCCCTTTAACCCGTGTCAACTTTGCTCCTGTGCAGCCTGAAACAATTGGGTGTCTTGTCAGCTTGAAGGACCTGTGGTTGGATGGAAACCAGCTGAGTGAAATTCCTGCGGTAAGGATTTAATGTATAGTTGTTGGTGCGTGTGTAAGTTTCCTGTTATATTTACTGGGTATTTTGGCAGCAAAGCAGCTACGACTTGCGGCGTGTTTGGTAGGTCAGAGTATTTCTGAATACGGAGCAACATTGGATTGTTAATGAAGATTGTGTATGGCGTTTTCACAATGCCATACATAGACTATtttattatatgtgtgttttgtcaccGTTGTCTAGAAGTCTTGGCAATCAGCTGACCTTTTGAAGCAGTGCATAGGTGCGAAACCCTCTAATATCATTTTTGTGTTCATATTTGGAACTTAAATCCAACTGTGTTTTGTTGCCAAAAACCTCCCATGTTCATAATTAGGCTGTTAATGATGACCTGGTCCTAATTAAGCAGTGATTGCAGGTGAAATTAGGGTGACACTGTAGACCCACATGGCTTCTCATCCAAGAATTGGTGTTCTACCAAAATCTACTGACATAAGCGCAAGTCAGCCTGGATGACAGTGTCATCTAATGAGTTAAAATGCTCCTGTCATTTCCAACAGGAGCTGGGCAGCATGAAAAACCTGCTGTGTCTGGACGTCTCGGAGAACAAGTTAGAGCACCTCCCGGAGGAGATCGGTGGCCTCGTGTCACTCGCCGACCTGCTGGTGTCCCAGAATCTCATCGACTACCTTCCAGACGGAATAGGTTTGTGTCTGCGTGCGCAGTGgtcgtgtatgtgtgtgttttgtgctgggattgtgtgtgtgtgctcgcgCGCGCTTATGCCTCCGGACTGTCCACGTTTAATGGCCAGAACGTGAACTGAATTGGAAAGAGATGAATGGATGTAACACATTTGATGCCCAGCCCAGAGAGATTATGTGTGGAGAGTGATGACCGTGTCAGACTACTGACCCACATGCTTGAAATGTGAATCCTCGCAACTGTGTCCCGTCAATAAAATGGCCACGAGTTCCCTCTTGCCCGGAGAGTAATGGGCACAGTTCATTTTATAAAACACTTAAACATTTAAAGGCCTACTTCCAGCCAGGTTATgctattatataatatatactactaaaaaaaacacttaacaaCACCATGACACTTTTTGTGAAATGAAACGGTCCACTTAGAATGCAACACTGGTTGACAATCAATttgacatgctgttgtgcaaatggaacagacaacagctagaaattataggcaattagcaagacgtccccaataagggcgtggttctgcaggtggtgaccacagaccacttctcagttcctaggctttctggctgatgttttggtcacttttgaatgctggcggtgctttaactctagtggtagcacaagacggagtctagaacccacacgagtggctcaggtagtgcagctcatccaggatggcacgtTCAATGAAAGCtgtgtcagcgtagtgtccagagcgtGGAGGCACTGCTATGAGACagaccagtacatcaggagacgtggaggaggcacTAAGAGGGcagcaacccagcagcaggactttGTGcagggaggaacaggaggagcactgccagacccatgcaaaatgacctccagcaggccacaaatgtgcatgtgtgtgctcaAATGGttagaaacagactccatgagggtggtatgagtgtaactccatgggttgataaatgtGATATCCATCGATAATGTTTGTGTacttttgttgtatttaataagaacatttcattaattcagatccAGGAtgtctagtttttttttctacccccaCCTTTTTCTACTTTTACTAGTAGTACAGTTGCTACAGCAGCTGTTGCAGCTCAGATATCCCAAAGTCTCTCCCCCGCAGTTCTGTCATTCCTGCCTTGCCCCTGCTCTGAAATCACCCCTGGTGCATATGACAGAATATACATGAGCAAAATGAGTATAATCGGCTGCTTAATCTTGCTGGCCATATGGCCTCAACCTGATGTGCTGAAGGTTGATATATAAAACCTATACCATACATATGGTTACTACTGAGGCATAATTGCCTAGAAATGATCACGCAGGCACGGCCTGGCATAGCACATAGTTTCGAGGAAGTGAATGACAAAATAATGAATTGTTTGCATGATGCCTGTTTCAGTACTCTATTATCAtcaaaacataataaaaaagaacagttaTGATAATACTGTTGCACTGATTTATATTAGCATAGAAAATAGATGTTAATAGAATACAATAAAGGTGGTGAATTATGCTGTGATGCATGTAtttcatgacaaataaaaaaatattattattttttttattattattattaaacaggTAAACTAAGGAAGCTTTCGATACTAAAGGCGGACCAGAACCGGCTTGTTCAGCTACCAGAAGGCATTGGCAGCTGTGAGAGCCTCACTGAGCTGGTGCTGACAGAGAACCAGCTGACGGTGGGTAGGCGGGGCGTGGTTTGGTAGCTTCCCCCAAGTATTGTTAAGTTCACACAGCTACGTCTAACCACACCGAGTATGTGTGAAGCAGGATGGGTAGCTTCGACACTGACCGTCAAATAATGACTTTAACAAGaggcaagattttttttttgtcatctaaACCTCACAATCATTTGTATGTAGCTCCTGCTCTATAGTTTGATGTCCTGATAATACCGTAATATCATATAGTCCCGGTTATAATATCGCGGCGCCACAGTTTAATAGGCCGGAGAATCCAAGCTATCACGTGTAGCCAATGTATTACTGCACCATGACGTATGTAATATATCATCTGTTCATTAGGACGGTAGTCTTGAAGCTGCTCCTGCTGGAGTCTTAATTAACCTGCAAGCTCGTCCTTTCATCTCTATTGATCCTCTCCCCCTTGCCCCGTTGCCATTAAGACCATCATTAGCATCCGGTTAGTTTGTCCACTGAGACCATCGCAGGCTTACTGTGGGCTTTAATTCAGGGAAAGCAGAATTAGCAGGTGGTGTCCTCAAATCCACCTAGTAAGAGCTTCCCATAACTTGTCTAATCAGCCAATtgactgtgtgtttttggtgtatttttcaGAGTTTGCCGAGAAGTATTGGAAAACTCAAGAACCTCTCAAACTTCAACTGTGATAGGAACATCCTAAAGTCCTTACCCAAagaggtatgtttttttttttttttttttaccacttttATGTGTTCTGATACATTACTTCAtgaaatatttagttttaaCAATTTATAGAGTGATTAAATCCAATATTATGAATTTGGCGTTCCAAATTTCATCCTTGGTGTGTCGGGGGGGGTTGGAGCTTACCAAACCCAGGGGTAATCTCCAGTTCCCCATGGTACTTGTATCCGGTGTTTTTGCAATTTGTTGTTGCGTCATTATCGTGGGGAATGTGATGACTGAGATATGAGTTTCTGGATCATTTAGAGCAGCAGCCACGCTGGTGCCGCGTGTACATCCGACAACTAAAACATACATTCAAGCATTGTCTTTCTctgtaatgtgaaaaaaaacttatttgtTTAATGACCTGAATGGccctagcttttttttttttagatgtttatATTTTACTCaaattatttttcttaattCTTACTGCTCCACTAAAGAGGGTGGGTGTttccttcaagaaaaaaagtgctCTGCTGAGTTATAGTTTTGTGCTTTTCAACACAAAGCGTTGCTTGACTAGTTTGGCAGGTTTGTTTGGCCCAACAGCACATGCCCCATAACCTCAGCCTCTGTAGGAAGTTCTAGTTCCCCTCTCATGTGTTGCACGTTGTTGAAATTcagatgtctgtctgtgttgctGCAGCAAAgtgcaccttgttttttttgttgcactttGCTCGGGGGGTTAAGGCGATTCCATTCCCATGTGTTTGGTGATTGTGGTTCAGTATAAATTCTTTCAGCGCTGCTGTAGGCCAGGCTCTCTGGgatttgtcgtttttttttttttttttttttggaaaccagGCCCTCACGACCTTGTGAGCTTTGCTTCCTGGAGGTTAAAGGATAactaaattaattaatgatCTTCACAAACCAGTTCTTGCAATGTGCGTACTGCAAAGTAGCATACTTGCTGGCCTTCAAGgaatttatttagatttttagtttttaaaccTATAGAATTGTAATGTGCTAAACCAGACATGGGCTTGATTTTGCGTAAAAAGTATGTCTTCATAAaaactgcttgctagttatgtcacccagaacacaaactGTGACGATAGATTTATCAACTAAAGACCCCATGACTGTTGCATAcaaagtgttgccagatacctgatTATTTCAACCCCAAACTGTCCAGAAATGTACAAGAATCACACAAAACTGCTGAAACTATCTAAGTCTTTAACTGCCACAACTGTTTAACATGCATGAATGAGAATTGGATTCCTCAATATTCCTCCAAAACGATCAAATGCAGATgtacccaatctggcaacactgcgtGGAGGATCGTGTGTCATTCCTCCTCCTTTGTCTACCTTCTGGTTTTTGTCCTGCTAATAGCACTTGTTTACTCTGCCGTCAGCGGACATCATAAACACAATCTCCGTTATAATGGTCCGTGTCTGCTACCAgaacaaacatgcagatagattatcagtGTTTTTATGAAGGGATTCTGATGGCAAACTAGCGAATCTGACATTCCTGATCCaagtaattatttacatttgcaccatttatcagacgctcttatccagagcgacttacaattagtagttacagggacggtccccctggagacactggagggttaagtgtcttgcttactACCACCCGTTTTTGAGTGTTCTATGTGTTCTGGAGTAAGAGCGCTGGTCATGTGTTTGCTCTTTATTTCTAATGTGCTGTAATCAGGCGGTTCTGCTGAGTGAAACCACACTCACCACCGCGTGCCTGGACACAGGTCTGTCACCACAAGGACCTGGAGCAGCAGATCCGGACTTTTCACATCATAGCAGACGCATTGTATGCTGATTGCATGACCTCAACGGCCTGGCATGCTTCCCTGTTTGTTGCTACTGGATTCGAGCCCACACAAGCGCACACACGGATACGCAACCTTCCACTCACAATCACAGCTTCTCAAGTCTTGTGTAGTGCTAGTGACTGAGATGAGTAAACAAACAGTTTGTTCTGAAGCTCTTCTGTGATGAAGAGTGGTGAAATTGTACCCTGAAAGGGGCTTTGAATGCCTCTGTATGTAAGTGTGAGCCCAGAATCTATACCATCCTCTAGTGGAGCCTcggaaactggaaaaaaaaacaacaacaacgctAAATTGTGAAAAATTGCAGGGTgggggtgcacacacacacacacaaacacacgagGTGCCAGTTCGCCTAGCGTGCAGGTCTTTGTACAGAGGAagaaaaccggagaacccggaggacaCCCACATCGAtgcagggagagcatgcaaagcCGGAGCCCAGATTCAGTCTCACAATGCCTCATTGCTAAGCACCTCATCACAAGATCGTTGTGTGCAAATATTATGTGGTAATGTGATTATATCAGAGACTTTAAATGCATTTCTGATTCATGGCGTTCTAACATCTCGTCAAAGTCCAACGTTTTACGGCCATCCGCAGGAAATTGGCtctgttatttatttgaaacGCAGACAGATCGTACCTAAAGAATGGCCTCCTTGATGGAGCTGGTGATTGACTGGGAATTCGGTGCATTTATGGAAGTACTGTAACAGGAACCCTGCTTGTAGGCTGCATCACAGGGTTCAGGTCTATATGGACAGTAAACACCCATGACGTTTCTAACAACTGCCGGATTTACTGTCTGGTCTTTGGCTAGCCATTAGCTCTCTCACTGCTAATTGCTTCTAATTTAAATTTTCCGCTGCCGTCAGGCCAACATCTGCTATGAACAAAAACGGAGCAAAATAATGATGCTACTTTAACTACTTTAAATGtgtatggtctttttttttcctagatTGGTGGCTGTAAAAGCTTGAATGTCTTCTGTGTACGAGAGAACCAGCTGAGGCACATTCCCCCCGAGCTGTCACAGGCCACAGAACTGCATGTGCTGGACGTGTCTGGCAACAGGTATTTAATGTGAAGTCTGTGACCCCCGTAGCTCCGAAAAGAGGAATTTGGCCATtcccacattttatgttacagccttattccaaaatgaattaaatgcattttcttctacagacaacaccccataatgacaacatgaaaaaagttaacttgaggttttggcaaacttattaaaaatattcacagcctttgctcaatactttgtcgatgcacctttgacATCCATCAGGTTGGAGGGGGAGCGTCGGTGAAGCCATTTTTAAGATCTCCAGAGACATTGAAtgggattcaagtctgggctccggctgggccactcaaggacattcgcAGAGttctcctgaagccactcctttcatatcttggctgtgtgtttggggtcgttgtcctgctgcaaGATGAACCGAGTTCAAGAGACACTCTGGagcaggatgtctctgtacattgctgctgTCATCATTCCCTCTATCCTGCCACCAcaaccacaaccaccaccaccaccaccaccgtgatgctgccaccaccatgcctggcctgcctggtacctggtttcctccaaatgtgacgcctggcattcacagTCTGGCGAACACCAGActggctgccatgtgccttttactaaggagtggcttccttCTGGCCACTCTActgtacagtcagtagttacagggacagtcccccctgcagacactTAAGTGTTAAGACacttaagggttaagtgtcttgtgcagggacacaatggtagtaagtgggatttgaacctgggtcttctggttcataggcgagtgtgtcacccaactaggccacaaccacccacccagatttgtgccttgagacaattcctttgacttcatgcttgctttgtgctctgacataaaCTGTAAACTATGGGGCCGTTTACAGACAGGCGTGTACTGTTCTAAATCAGGTCCAATCTACTGGTTTATCCACAGCTTGACTCCAataaagctgcagaaacatctcaaggatgatgaTGAGAAACAGGATTCAGGATGTTTTAATctaataatttatgaaattaaactttttttcacgttgtcattatggggtgttgtgtgtagaattttggaataaggctgcaacataacaaaatgtggaaaaggtgatgcactgtgaatactttccagatgcaccgTACTCTAGATTTGACCGGCTTCGTAACTGCATCTAagtggctgtgtgtttgtgcacagaCTGGCCTACCTGCCCTTGTCCCTGACCACGCTACGGCTCAAAGCTCTCTGGCTGTCGGAGAACCAGTCTCAGCCGCTGCTCACCTTCCAGACCGACGTGGACCCCGAGTCGGGCCAGAAGGTCCTGACCTGTGTGCTTCTGCCCCAGCAGCCCTCTGAATCAGACCACAAAGGTAAAAGGTCATGACACCCATGCTGTGGGGTAATTGCTTTACTTGTTCAGgagtatattttattttattttatttattaatgaaaaaaaaaaaaaaaaaaaaattatatatatatatatatatatatataaaaaaattattttctatgCCGTACATTATTATTCCATCATATCATGTGGTTAGtggatttatttgatttttagtttatttatttaaatttttacaaatttaaatttattttatatgccTTACGTTATTATTCCATAACATTTGTTTAACATGTAACAAGTGGACAATGTAGAGACGTTTGATGTTTCGTCTATAGATTGGCTTCTTCTTTATGAACAAAGGGAACATTTTTATCTACGTTTGGacagtatttattcatttttgataCCGATACTATGATGATACTCTATACTATTTTCAATACTACAGGGGGAGgataaaacaaacacagggacattttaatcatttttttcttcttgcaaatgggctttttttcccctgttcaTCTGATAATCTTCAGGCAGTGctcttcatttttacattttctagtaAGCTACAGAATTATTGTCGCCCGTTGCCTTGTTTAAAGTGTGTTTCAGGGGCTGCTCGCTGATCAGCAAGTTCTGTGAACTGCCAGATAcgaaactggaatttaagtatcgaTGCCAGTTCTAACTGATATTAAAATTTTAGTATCGATTAGCATCTGAGAatcgatgttttttttttttttttttttttggaccgtTCAATGCTGAAGCAGTAATTGCTGTTTATTTGACGCTGGGTCAGCCAGGGCCTACTGACCTCCTCGGCACAGGATCTGCCGAGCGGCCCAACGCGCCCGGCCCTCCGATTACGGACGGTGTTGACATGGACCCCGTGGATTGGCGGCCTAAGGAGGCTTAATGCTGGTTGGCCGACAACCATTATGAGCCTGCGCTGAGGGAGCAGACGCATTCTGCAGCGTGTTGCCAGAACCGAAGCCTTATCGAGTCAGGATTATTATAGTGATTTTACATTACGCCGCCGCCAGACATTCTTTGAAACCATGTTTTGTGGATTCGCTAGTTTGGTTGAACTACCAGCCACTCCCCTCAAACGAAGCCGAAAGACTCATGCAGGTCAAGACAGTGAGGCTTGGcttgggtggggggtggaggcaGATTGTCTTGCTGTAAGCCTGTGACTAagctgggatttgaaactgCGATCTGACGTTTTTCAAGCCTTCATTTACCAGCATCGGGCCGTGAGAGTCAGTCAGGCCCAACACCTGTGGCTTTATTGgcatttttaattgaattgcGTGTTTTAAAGCACAATTTGGCCCCTTTCTGAATCTTGTATGGTGGAAGGTGATTTCTAGGCTCCGAACACTTCTGTTTCAGGCTCTGATAACCTGGCCCGCTGTGGTGCCCTGGAGAGTCTGGTGAACGACATGGAGAACAGCACCTGGGACGAGCGAGCCATCAACCGAATCAGTGCCATCCGCTTcatggaggaggatgatgaCGAGGATGATGATAAGGTCAGTGAGCAGTGGAAAGACTATGAAACGACAGCCAGGGTCGTCTGGAGGCTTATTGTCTAGGTGGAGTGTAGACCGTTGTTTGGTGATCAGGGTTACTTGGTAGATTTATATCGCCCTCTAGTGGTTCTTGCTCTCAAGAAGCTGTTgcttacagcatttaacagaggGCAGAATGAACTAGAAAATCAGCATGTTGCGAGTAGTTCAGATGCCTCAAATGAATGATTCATAATCatataatgtaaataactattataaatattataatcaCAATATGTGGCAGTACTGATTAGAGGCCTTTTGTCTGTTTTGCAGGGAACACTCCTACGCCGAGCCACACCCTACCCCGGCGAGCTGCGGAACATGAAGAAGGTCGCAGAGAACGTCCGGAATGACCTGAATGCTGCCAAAGGCTTGGATTCCAACAAAAACGAGGTCAATAATGCTGTCGACCGGGTGACCACATCCGTGTGACTCTCTCTTACCTCTAGAGTTCTATTTTATCTTCAAAACCTCTTGTGTCCAACCCTTCCAAAGCCTGACCCCCTGTCCCCGGATTGCCAGAGCCCTTCCCCACAGCTCCTTCATCTCCTGCCCAGTGGCCAGGGTCCGTGTGCCTTGTCCTATTATGTCCACAGCAATAATGTGCACAGgtgtgcttgttttaaacacacacacacacacacacacacacacacacacacaccacacacacacacacacacacatctattgGAATCCAgtgctttttatatataaatttatatattttgagaTTGAGAAATAGATAGTTGCACTATTGTAAGTCTTACAGTATAACATAACTGTCAAAATCTTCATATACATGttctattttattaaaacactggggtattttttttttaaacgtttgtAGAGGATACATTGAGCCCAGGCATTTTTGGACCTACTGATTTTAAATATACTTGTATAGTTCTTTGTGAAtattgacacattttttttttaacttttggcagctcagatggtgtaaataaaaaaaaaaaaagaaaggaaaataaatgtatagcaggttggtctttttttttttttttttaaacatactttCTATGCTGGCGCGgtggttttttcttttttaagtctTATTGAAATGATGAAAGTGTTGAGTGAATCTGATGTAGAACACTACATAATTAAATCACGTAGCCATTTTGCTGTAATCAAGGGCTAATAAAGTGCGTATCATCTATCTTAACCACTCTGCAGACGCATGGCTGAGTGTTGGTGGCCAGGCTGTCACAGGCTTTCAGTGAGCCTCACTGCTTTGCtctatcattatcattatttttatgatCTCAATTATTGCAAtagctgcatttgttttttttgtttttttttttttttttttttacatttgatttgATGTAGTACCGGTACAGTAAAAATCTACTTTTAAATATGATGTTTTATACTTAGATCACACTATTGTAtaggtttgattttttttttttttaaaaggtgattgtcagaaaatgaaatgcactTTTTGCAGGAGTTTCTTCCATTTGAACAGAACTGCTCTATATGGTACACTACAGTGCTGATTTCACTGATGATGAATTGTGTGGATGAATGGACGttttatgttgattttttttaatttcttcctTTTCTCAGTGATAAAGCTGCACAAAGCCAATCTCAAACAGGCACAGGTTCTGTGCTTATAAACAGACTCTTAACCACTGATACAATAAaatccatttattaaaaaaaggtttcttttttttccttaaaactTAAGCTGCCTTGAGGACCGAGCCGTAAAACTCACTCTTGCAATCCCTCCATTatcattttacacatttcttaTTATGATGGTAACTGAAAGGAGCACCTTCACAAACCTCATGGAAGGAAGAGGCATCACCCCTCCGCTGTCTTTTCTCTTCCGTCACTCGTCTGCTTCTGTGTTTCCGAGCCCTGCATGTGCATCAGACCTCATCATCAGTCTGTGTGGTCCTGTGTGTGACCTGTGCATGTGTGACCTGTGCATTTCTGAGTCAACGGTGGAACATTTTCACACACGCCATTGTCCATCATATTGAATTATATCATGTCACCAGGGTATGTCCACCAAACCAAAAGTGATGAGTGACTATTAGCTACTAATaacaagaaaaatatattttttatgctaCTATTATACAATAATGATACAAACTTGCTTCTTGGCGTGTTTTCATGCATGGAAAGATATGTAGTTAATAGACGTTTATAATTCCTTTAATACTATAAAGGTTGCATTGTATATATGTACAACAGATTCCATTATATTGCCTATTTCTTTGCATATTTAAAGTGTAGTAAATGCATGTTAGCCTTTGAGTATTAATGAcatcacatttaattaaaagccGGACAGGACTAGAGAGTCCAACCGAGTTTATATTAGTATCGTACACTTACCTTCAGTCAGTGGcagcagtggttcccaaacttAGAGTGCCCTTGCCAGTCTGGTTTTGTCACGTTTGGGCCCATTGTTTCTAAATTTATGAGACATTTTCTGATTTGACAGTACTGGTAAATGTATCCATTTTCAGAATGTTTGTGGGTTTCACACGGATAGAAACACCATCCGCTAATCCAATTAATCcattaaaataatgcaaatgttgGCTTTCCACATATTATTTCTGCACTTGGGAGCCACTGCCGTCCAGTAAGTCTGCCAGTTTTACATGAAGCCACCGTTAGAGGCATTGGTTGCATAGGTGCGGTGTTTGGAACACACAGATGACAAAAAAACTAATACTTTTGCAATACTTTGTATTGTattcaaaaacactttttgttCACAAGccaccaactgcttctgtgtgtaatgtctaaaataatttattcatttattcatgtcaTATTGGCAGTAGACAGAGCTGATCGGGTGCTATAATGTCACACCCAAAAGGTCACTCATGCCCATGTGGTTCTCAGCCGTCTGAAGGACATCATCTGTTATTAACCGTGGAATACTCCACGCAGTGGCAATACTTCTGTTAATAAAAGCAATGATGACTGTGGACTTTCCACGGCACGCAGTGTAAAGAGTCACACATGGCAGCCTGATTTCAATACGTGTGGATTATCGGCACGTGTGACACTTCAGGGCCTTGTGTCCTGTGTCGAGAGAGTTGCAGTCCCTGGCATGTTGATAGCTTTGGGTTGCATCCAGGAAGATTAATCCTGTCactgcatctcacacacacacaaccacacacacacacacaccctagtGGTGAAGtaaacagacctgtaattggaaggttgccggttcgaatcctgaaccactgagcaaagcgccgtccccacacactgctccccgggcgcctgtcacggtgcccactgctcaccaagattgatggttaaatacagagcgacaccgtgtgctgtgccgcagtgtttcacaatgacgatcacttcactgcAGGCGTCCGTAGGGAGCACCACCCCGTCCCCCCGACTCCGGATTCTCACCTGCGTGTGATCCTCTGATGTTTTCTGACCCGTAGGGGTGCAAAGCTGCTAAGAGCCATGCGAACAGCAGCTGGGCGCTTCCCTCCCTGCGCTGGGGGTCAGGAAAGGAGCCCGTGCTTGGCGGCCTCGGCCTGTTTCTGTAAGTGACAACGTGAGGGGGCTCCACGGCTCCAGCCGGAGAAGGACGCCGAGCAGATCCAG
Proteins encoded in this window:
- the LOC114776096 gene encoding leucine-rich repeat-containing protein 1-like; the protein is MFHCIPLWRCSRHIESLDKRHCSLLYVPDEIYRYSRSLEELLLDANQLRDLPKPFFQLVKLRKLGLSDNEIQRLPPEIANFMQLVELDVSRNDILEIPDSISYCKALQVADFSGNPLTRLPESFPELRNLVCLSLNDISLQALPDNIGNLCNLVSLELRENLLKLLPESLSHLSKLEELDLGNNELYNLPETIGCLVSLKDLWLDGNQLSEIPAELGSMKNLLCLDVSENKLEHLPEEIGGLVSLADLLVSQNLIDYLPDGIGKLRKLSILKADQNRLVQLPEGIGSCESLTELVLTENQLTSLPRSIGKLKNLSNFNCDRNILKSLPKEIGGCKSLNVFCVRENQLRHIPPELSQATELHVLDVSGNRLAYLPLSLTTLRLKALWLSENQSQPLLTFQTDVDPESGQKVLTCVLLPQQPSESDHKGSDNLARCGALESLVNDMENSTWDERAINRISAIRFMEEDDDEDDDKGTLLRRATPYPGELRNMKKVAENVRNDLNAAKGLDSNKNEVNNAVDRVTTSV